In Magnetospirillum sp. XM-1, a single window of DNA contains:
- the hypD gene encoding hydrogenase formation protein HypD yields the protein MKYIDEFRDGEVAQSIASAIKAEADPASTYHIMEFCGGHTHAISRYGLEDLLPANVRMIHGPGCPVCVLPVGRIDAAIWLAKQPGVTLCTYGDMLRVPGSKRLSLLKAKAEGADVRMVYSTLDAIKLAQANPDRQIVFFAIGFETTTPPTAVAIKQAQALGLKNFSVFCNHVLTPSAITQILDSPEVRELGTVKLDAFIGPAHVSTIIGSRPYEYFAEEYQRPVVIAGFEPLDVMQAVRMLVRQINDGRFDVENEFARAVTRDGNEKAKSLVADMFELRRVFEWRGLGMVPYSALRLKEPYAAWDAERRWDVPQDSPPDNKACECGAILRGVKKPTDCKLFGTVCTPENPMGSCMVSAEGACAAHWTYGRFRDLEKSE from the coding sequence GTGAAATACATCGACGAATTCAGGGACGGCGAGGTGGCGCAAAGCATCGCGAGCGCCATCAAGGCCGAGGCCGATCCCGCCTCCACCTACCACATCATGGAATTCTGCGGCGGCCACACCCACGCCATCAGCCGCTACGGCCTGGAAGACCTGCTGCCCGCCAATGTGCGGATGATCCACGGGCCGGGCTGCCCGGTCTGCGTGCTTCCCGTCGGGCGCATCGACGCCGCCATCTGGCTGGCCAAGCAACCGGGCGTCACGTTATGCACCTATGGCGACATGCTGCGCGTGCCGGGCTCCAAACGCCTGTCGCTGTTGAAGGCCAAGGCCGAGGGCGCCGATGTGCGCATGGTCTATTCGACGCTGGACGCCATCAAGCTGGCCCAGGCCAACCCGGACCGGCAGATCGTCTTCTTCGCCATCGGCTTCGAGACCACCACCCCGCCCACCGCCGTGGCGATCAAACAGGCCCAGGCGCTGGGCTTGAAGAATTTCAGCGTGTTCTGCAACCACGTGCTGACGCCGTCGGCCATCACCCAGATCCTCGACAGCCCCGAGGTGCGCGAACTGGGCACGGTGAAGCTGGACGCCTTCATCGGCCCGGCCCACGTGTCCACCATCATTGGCTCGCGCCCCTACGAGTATTTCGCCGAGGAATACCAGCGCCCGGTGGTGATCGCCGGGTTCGAGCCCCTCGACGTCATGCAGGCGGTGCGCATGCTGGTGCGCCAGATCAACGACGGCCGCTTCGACGTGGAGAACGAGTTCGCCCGCGCCGTGACCAGGGACGGCAACGAGAAGGCCAAGTCCCTGGTGGCCGACATGTTCGAGCTTAGGCGCGTCTTCGAATGGCGCGGCTTAGGGATGGTGCCCTATTCGGCGCTCCGCCTGAAAGAGCCCTATGCCGCCTGGGACGCCGAGCGCCGCTGGGACGTGCCCCAGGATAGCCCGCCCGACAACAAGGCCTGCGAATGCGGCGCCATCCTCAGGGGCGTCAAGAAGCCCACCGATTGCAAGCTGTTCGGCACCGTATGCACGCCCGAAAACCCCATGGGATCGTGCATGGTCTCGGCCGAGGGCGCCTGCGCCGCCCATTGGACCTATGGCCGCTTCCGCGACCTGGAGAAGAGTGAATGA
- the hypE gene encoding hydrogenase expression/formation protein HypE translates to MTLPRRAHPRPLDIASGRVDLTHGGGGRAMAQLVEELFVAAFDNEALNQRNDQAAFDVPGGRMVMTTDGYVISPLFFPGGDIGSLAVHGTVNDVAMAGARPISLSAGFIIEEGFPLSDLKRIVVSMAKASKDAGVPVVTGDTKVVEKGKGDGIFITTAGIGMVPPGVSISGDLARPGDAILVSGTMGDHGVAVMSQRESLGFETEILSDSAALHTMVAKMVAAVPGIRVLRDPTRGGLAATLNEIASQSGVGMLIEEALVPVKPQVLGACELLGLDPLYVANEGKLICICAEADAPRLLDIMRAHPLGADAARIGACREDSHHFVQMKTRMGGNRVVDWLAGEQLPRIC, encoded by the coding sequence ATGACCCTGCCCCGCCGCGCCCATCCCCGCCCCTTGGACATCGCGTCCGGCCGTGTCGATCTCACCCATGGCGGCGGCGGCCGCGCCATGGCCCAGCTGGTCGAGGAACTGTTCGTCGCCGCCTTCGACAACGAGGCGCTAAACCAGCGCAACGATCAGGCCGCCTTCGACGTGCCCGGCGGGCGCATGGTGATGACCACCGACGGCTACGTCATCAGCCCGCTGTTCTTTCCCGGCGGCGACATCGGCAGCCTTGCCGTGCATGGCACCGTCAACGACGTGGCCATGGCCGGCGCCAGACCCATCTCGCTGTCGGCGGGCTTCATCATCGAGGAGGGCTTCCCCCTTTCCGATCTCAAGCGCATCGTCGTCTCCATGGCCAAGGCGTCGAAGGACGCCGGTGTGCCGGTGGTGACCGGCGACACCAAGGTGGTGGAAAAGGGCAAGGGCGACGGCATCTTCATCACCACGGCAGGCATCGGCATGGTGCCGCCCGGCGTTTCGATTTCCGGCGATCTGGCGCGGCCCGGCGATGCCATCCTGGTGTCGGGCACCATGGGAGACCACGGCGTGGCGGTGATGAGCCAGCGGGAAAGCTTGGGCTTCGAGACCGAGATCCTGTCCGATTCGGCCGCATTGCATACAATGGTCGCCAAGATGGTCGCCGCCGTGCCGGGCATCCGGGTGCTGCGCGATCCCACCCGGGGCGGTCTGGCCGCCACCTTGAACGAGATCGCCAGCCAGTCGGGCGTCGGCATGCTGATCGAGGAAGCATTGGTGCCGGTCAAGCCCCAGGTGCTGGGCGCCTGCGAGCTTTTGGGCCTCGATCCCCTTTACGTCGCCAACGAGGGCAAGCTGATCTGCATCTGCGCCGAGGCCGACGCCCCTCGCCTGCTCGACATCATGCGCGCCCATCCCCTAGGCGCCGACGCGGCGCGCATCGGGGCGTGCCGGGAAGACTCCCACCACTTCGTCCAGATGAAGACCCGCATGGGCGGCAACCGGGTGGTGGACTGGCTGGCCGGCGAGCAATTGCCGAGGATTTGCTGA
- a CDS encoding hydrogenase maturation protein — MRVLLLAHSFNSLTQRLWVELSELGHDVTCEFDVNDSVTIQAVEMARPDVIVAPFLKRAIPESVWKNHLCLVVHPGPPGDRGPAALDWAILEGHEEWGVTVLQAEAGMDEGPVWASRTFPLRPATKSSLYRNEVADGAVEATLDALARLADGPVGRPALSPFKPAVKQADRAIDWAKDDTATVLAKIRSADGTPGLLDFMLDRPVYLYDAHAASGLSGKPGELIARSGHAVARATTDGAVWIGHLRARQEHALKLPALDVLGPLDHLPESPGYHDIWYDERHGVGYLHFPFVNGAMSTDQCRRLKVAFVKATERPTKVIVLMGGPDFWSNGIHLCTIESAASPAGESWDNINAMNDLCREIITCPSHFTVAAMQGNAGAGGVFLALAADLVAAREAVVLNPHYKGMGNLYGSEYWTYLLPRRCGAENARRVVEARLPMGTAEAERLGLIDCRFGRSIPEFRQLVEEMAEALAADPGLDERLAAKRLTRAADEAQKPLEQYRAEELEHMKLNFYGFDPSYHVARYNFIHKIPKSRTPLYLARHRRKDSVSQ; from the coding sequence ATGCGCGTCTTGTTACTGGCCCATTCCTTCAACTCGCTGACCCAGCGCCTGTGGGTGGAACTGTCGGAACTGGGCCACGACGTCACCTGTGAATTCGACGTCAACGATTCCGTCACCATCCAGGCGGTGGAGATGGCGCGGCCAGACGTGATCGTCGCCCCGTTCCTCAAGCGCGCCATTCCGGAAAGCGTCTGGAAGAACCACCTGTGCCTGGTGGTCCATCCCGGCCCGCCCGGCGATAGGGGACCGGCGGCGCTGGACTGGGCCATCCTGGAAGGCCACGAGGAGTGGGGCGTCACCGTGCTGCAGGCCGAGGCCGGCATGGACGAAGGCCCGGTCTGGGCCAGCCGCACCTTCCCGCTACGTCCCGCCACCAAGTCCAGCCTCTATCGCAACGAAGTGGCCGACGGGGCGGTAGAGGCGACACTCGACGCCCTTGCCCGCCTCGCCGACGGACCGGTCGGCCGCCCGGCCCTGTCCCCCTTCAAGCCGGCGGTGAAGCAGGCGGATCGCGCCATCGACTGGGCCAAGGACGACACCGCCACGGTACTCGCCAAGATCCGCTCGGCCGACGGCACGCCGGGCCTGCTGGATTTTATGCTCGACCGGCCGGTCTACCTGTATGACGCCCATGCGGCGTCGGGTCTTTCGGGCAAGCCGGGCGAGCTGATCGCCCGCTCGGGCCACGCGGTGGCACGCGCCACCACCGACGGCGCGGTGTGGATCGGCCATCTGCGGGCCAGGCAAGAACACGCCCTGAAACTGCCGGCGCTGGACGTGCTGGGGCCCCTGGACCACCTGCCCGAGTCGCCCGGCTATCACGACATCTGGTACGACGAGCGCCACGGGGTGGGATACCTGCATTTCCCCTTCGTCAACGGCGCCATGAGCACCGATCAGTGCCGGCGCCTGAAAGTCGCCTTCGTCAAGGCGACGGAGCGCCCGACAAAGGTGATCGTGCTGATGGGCGGCCCCGACTTCTGGTCCAACGGCATCCATCTGTGCACCATCGAAAGCGCCGCCAGCCCCGCCGGGGAATCCTGGGACAACATCAACGCCATGAACGATCTCTGCCGCGAGATCATCACCTGCCCCAGCCATTTCACCGTCGCCGCCATGCAGGGCAATGCGGGGGCGGGCGGCGTGTTCCTGGCCCTGGCCGCCGATCTGGTGGCGGCGCGCGAAGCGGTGGTGCTTAACCCCCATTACAAGGGCATGGGCAACCTCTACGGCTCGGAATACTGGACCTACCTGCTGCCCCGGCGCTGCGGCGCCGAGAATGCCCGCCGCGTCGTCGAAGCCCGCCTGCCCATGGGCACCGCCGAGGCCGAGCGCTTAGGGCTGATCGATTGCCGCTTCGGTCGCAGCATCCCCGAATTCCGCCAGTTGGTGGAGGAAATGGCCGAGGCCCTGGCCGCCGACCCGGGCCTGGACGAGCGCCTGGCCGCCAAACGCCTGACCCGGGCCGCCGACGAAGCCCAAAAGCCCCTGGAGCAGTACCGCGCCGAGGAGCTGGAACACATGAAGCTGAATTTCTACGGCTTCGATCCCAGCTACCACGTGGCCCGCTACAACTTCATCCACAAGATCCCCAAGTCGCGGACGCCCTTGTACCTGGCCCGACACCGCCGCAAGGATTCAGTGTCGCAATAG
- the nifB gene encoding nitrogenase cofactor biosynthesis protein NifB: protein MSGNVISLSSIVRGPMVPAEAPAAPTGGCSSKSCGSDAGQGDMPAHIWDKVKDHPCYSEEAHHYFARMHVAVAPACNIQCNYCNRKYDCANESRPGVTSEKLSPEQAARKVAAVAAKVPQLSVLGIAGPGDSMFDWKKTSATFREVSKLLPDLKYCVSTNGLALPDHLDELAQHNIDHVTITINMVDPEIGALIYPWIYFKGKRYTGIEAARILHERQMEGLEGLTARGILTKINSVMIPGINDRHLIEVNREIKARGAFLHNVMPLISDPAHGTAFGLSGQRGPRPAELKDLQDKLAGGANLMRHCRQCRADAVGTLGEDLSQDFTLDKLPEVAAAFDPEPRRLYREVVERERADRAKALAGAEAELAETVIEAPPRLVAVCTKGGGRINQHFGHAKEFQIFEVDAKGVRFSGHRKADNYCVGGYGDDDKLDVVLAALEGIDTVFVAKIGRCPKDDLKKAGIEAIDAYPFDYIETAVAGWYAQRFGQNSDTAEIA, encoded by the coding sequence GTGTCTGGCAACGTCATCTCTCTCTCCAGCATCGTCCGTGGACCCATGGTCCCCGCCGAAGCTCCGGCCGCGCCCACCGGCGGCTGTTCCTCCAAGTCCTGCGGGTCGGATGCGGGCCAGGGCGACATGCCCGCCCACATCTGGGACAAGGTCAAGGACCACCCCTGCTATTCCGAGGAGGCGCATCACTACTTCGCCCGCATGCATGTGGCGGTGGCGCCGGCCTGCAACATCCAGTGCAATTACTGCAACCGGAAATACGACTGCGCCAACGAATCGCGCCCCGGCGTGACCAGCGAGAAGCTGTCGCCTGAGCAGGCGGCGCGCAAGGTGGCGGCGGTGGCGGCCAAGGTGCCGCAGCTTTCGGTGCTGGGCATCGCCGGTCCGGGCGATTCCATGTTCGACTGGAAGAAGACCTCGGCCACCTTCCGCGAGGTGTCCAAGCTGCTGCCCGACCTCAAATACTGCGTCTCGACCAACGGCCTGGCCCTGCCCGACCACCTGGACGAGCTGGCCCAGCACAACATTGACCACGTCACCATCACCATCAACATGGTCGACCCCGAGATCGGCGCGCTGATCTATCCCTGGATCTACTTCAAGGGCAAGCGCTACACCGGCATCGAGGCGGCGCGCATCCTGCACGAGCGCCAGATGGAGGGCCTGGAGGGGCTGACCGCGCGCGGCATCCTCACCAAGATCAACTCGGTGATGATCCCCGGCATCAATGACCGGCACCTGATCGAGGTGAACCGGGAGATCAAGGCCCGCGGCGCGTTCCTGCACAACGTCATGCCGCTGATCTCCGACCCAGCCCACGGCACCGCCTTTGGCCTTTCCGGCCAGCGCGGCCCCAGGCCCGCCGAGTTGAAGGACCTGCAGGACAAGCTGGCCGGCGGCGCCAACCTCATGCGCCACTGCCGCCAGTGCCGCGCCGACGCTGTGGGCACGCTGGGTGAGGATCTGTCCCAGGACTTCACGCTGGACAAGCTTCCGGAAGTGGCCGCCGCCTTTGATCCCGAGCCCCGCCGCCTCTACCGCGAGGTGGTGGAGCGCGAGCGCGCCGACCGCGCCAAGGCGCTGGCCGGCGCCGAGGCCGAACTGGCCGAGACCGTCATAGAGGCTCCGCCCAGGCTGGTGGCCGTCTGCACCAAGGGCGGCGGGCGCATCAACCAGCATTTCGGCCACGCCAAGGAATTCCAGATCTTCGAGGTGGATGCCAAGGGCGTGCGCTTCTCGGGCCATCGCAAGGCCGACAATTACTGCGTCGGCGGCTATGGCGACGACGACAAGCTGGACGTGGTCCTGGCCGCGCTGGAGGGCATCGACACGGTGTTCGTGGCCAAGATCGGCCGCTGCCCCAAGGACGACCTGAAGAAGGCCGGCATCGAGGCCATCGATGCCTACCCCTTCGACTACATCGAGACGGCCGTGGCCGGCTGGTACGCCCAGCGTTTCGGCCAGAATTCCGACACCGCTGAAATTGCCTAG
- a CDS encoding 4Fe-4S dicluster domain-containing protein, producing MALKIIASECTTCGACEFECPNAAISIKNDVYAIKASGCTECDGDAPKCQAVCPVEGCIVQG from the coding sequence ATGGCTCTGAAGATCATCGCCTCCGAATGCACCACCTGCGGCGCCTGCGAGTTCGAGTGCCCCAACGCCGCCATCTCCATCAAGAATGACGTCTACGCCATCAAGGCGTCGGGCTGCACCGAGTGTGACGGCGACGCACCCAAATGCCAGGCGGTCTGCCCGGTCGAGGGCTGCATCGTCCAGGGCTGA
- a CDS encoding nitrogen fixation protein NifZ: protein MSEDANFELWDKPLYERGDKVTALRDVRNDGTYPGSRIGEFLIRKGEVGYVTQVGTYLNRFYVYAVDFLEAERLVGMRAHELERAEEEERKAS from the coding sequence ATGAGCGAAGATGCGAATTTCGAGCTGTGGGACAAACCCCTTTACGAGCGCGGCGACAAGGTCACGGCGCTTCGGGACGTCCGCAACGACGGCACCTATCCCGGCTCCCGGATCGGCGAGTTCCTGATCCGCAAGGGCGAGGTGGGCTACGTCACCCAGGTGGGGACCTATCTCAACCGCTTCTACGTCTATGCCGTGGACTTTCTGGAGGCTGAGCGTCTGGTCGGCATGCGCGCCCATGAACTGGAGCGCGCGGAAGAAGAAGAGAGGAAGGCGTCATGA
- the nifT gene encoding putative nitrogen fixation protein NifT, whose amino-acid sequence MKVMLRKVGEKYEIYVPKKDLEELVVESEKEGIWGGTIRIANGWTFAMPDMPPDTRLPITVDARKLSGDDD is encoded by the coding sequence ATGAAGGTCATGCTGCGCAAGGTCGGCGAGAAGTACGAGATCTACGTCCCCAAGAAGGACCTGGAGGAACTGGTCGTCGAGTCCGAGAAGGAAGGCATCTGGGGCGGCACCATCAGAATCGCCAACGGCTGGACCTTCGCCATGCCCGACATGCCGCCGGACACCAGGCTGCCCATCACGGTGGACGCCCGCAAGCTCAGCGGCGACGACGACTGA
- a CDS encoding SIR2 family protein has product MLDSPKSLLAEIGAEIAAGNLIPFLGPDSLRMEAEPPVPVGARALALALVAKVGVPGRIKNNLWHSAQYIETHKHRMTLDRLMAGFFQPVPEPNALHRWLAGLPRLPLVVDTWYDGAMKAAFEAAGRGNWGIVQGCSKARRLDGGVWTRAVSPDGATVGDDVADGWRTVLYKPHGAAQPTGDVLVSDSDYVEVLTDIDIQTPIPQVVKDRRTGRGFVFLGCRFYDQILRTFARQIAKRSGGPRYAVVPDDLTRNEWKFLETEGITPVTLPLAEAVALMSTARPA; this is encoded by the coding sequence ATGCTCGACTCGCCCAAATCCCTGCTCGCCGAGATCGGCGCCGAGATCGCCGCCGGCAATCTCATCCCCTTTCTGGGGCCCGACTCGCTGCGGATGGAAGCCGAGCCGCCGGTGCCGGTGGGCGCCCGCGCCCTGGCGCTGGCCTTGGTCGCCAAGGTGGGCGTGCCCGGCCGCATCAAGAATAACCTGTGGCATTCCGCCCAGTACATCGAGACCCACAAGCACCGCATGACGCTGGACCGGCTGATGGCCGGCTTCTTCCAGCCGGTGCCCGAGCCCAACGCGCTGCACCGCTGGCTGGCCGGGCTGCCCCGTCTGCCCCTGGTGGTCGACACCTGGTATGACGGCGCCATGAAGGCCGCCTTCGAGGCGGCGGGGCGCGGCAACTGGGGCATCGTCCAGGGCTGTTCCAAGGCCCGGCGCCTGGACGGCGGCGTGTGGACACGGGCGGTGTCGCCCGATGGTGCCACCGTCGGCGACGACGTGGCCGACGGCTGGCGGACGGTGCTCTACAAGCCCCACGGCGCCGCCCAGCCCACCGGCGACGTGCTGGTGTCGGATTCCGACTATGTGGAGGTGCTGACCGACATCGACATCCAGACCCCCATTCCCCAGGTGGTCAAGGACCGGCGGACGGGACGCGGCTTCGTCTTCCTGGGCTGCCGCTTCTACGACCAGATTCTGCGCACCTTTGCCCGCCAGATCGCCAAGCGTTCGGGCGGGCCGCGCTACGCCGTGGTGCCGGACGACCTGACCCGCAACGAATGGAAGTTCCTGGAGACCGAGGGCATCACCCCCGTCACCCTGCCGCTGGCCGAGGCCGTGGCGCTGATGAGCACCGCACGGCCAGCCTGA
- a CDS encoding 2Fe-2S iron-sulfur cluster-binding protein — MANVTFSAPTLEKDITVYAVAGDNKTLLGVAKQHGVKIPCQCENGECGSCLIKVTILDDKRPSGIHLTEKEKLTLSVNGKLTKAQLADTETNDMPPPYRLACQYIVRNEDILVEFSGEPGVEIDLRR, encoded by the coding sequence ATGGCCAACGTTACGTTCAGCGCCCCCACCCTGGAAAAGGACATCACCGTCTATGCGGTGGCGGGCGACAACAAGACCCTGCTGGGCGTCGCCAAGCAGCACGGCGTCAAGATCCCCTGCCAGTGCGAAAACGGCGAATGCGGCTCGTGCCTGATCAAGGTCACCATCCTGGACGACAAGCGCCCATCCGGCATCCATCTGACCGAAAAGGAGAAACTTACCCTTTCGGTCAATGGCAAGCTGACCAAGGCCCAGCTGGCCGACACGGAGACCAACGACATGCCGCCGCCCTACCGGCTGGCCTGTCAGTACATCGTCCGCAATGAGGATATCCTGGTGGAATTTTCGGGCGAGCCGGGCGTCGAGATCGATCTGCGGCGATAG
- a CDS encoding methyl-accepting chemotaxis protein, with the protein MAFEQTLSGISVKTRIFLGFGLVLGLLGLVAAITSSGLRSGTAEVGRYAKVSDNTVRVATMVGNFTEARRNVRIYATEGTDSAGVTARAKLEEVRKTLPQAIAETIDPTRLENLRKISSSIEAYAANFEKAALARVEKEKLITEQLPVFGAQSKDALTAIIGPAMVEGDYEAAAVTGQAMEHLLNARLLASRFTATPTPQLAEASRKQLAAFIKTAQGLEGRLRDANRRQQAKAAGAAAERYGAALEQLIADTLVVDQLVNGIMRQEAAEIAQLAGETMKSQAAALDVMEHETSGALSRSATFSLILSLGALAVGIVLAVLIAGSIVKPVQAMTATMSKLAAGEKSVEIPATANRDEIGEMARAVQVFKESMIQAERLEAEARAEQEREVARGRKRELLTADFDVMIRRVIAKVDSTVQSVHSTSTSLHAAAEQTSRQSAAVAAAAEEATANIQTVASAAEELGASTHEISRRVQDTTRITQEAVDGVQTADATVEGLSTAAQKIGEIVSLINDIAAQTNLLALNATIEAARAGEAGKGFAVVANEVKHLATQTAKATSEIAEQIGGIQTTTQSAVNAIKTVGAAIARVDEVVSSIAAAVEEQNAATQEIVRNVQEAANGNHEVTSNISEVSSAAQMTGEMASNMYKVAETLEESGTSLGKHVETFLSSVKAV; encoded by the coding sequence ATGGCCTTCGAACAAACCCTGTCAGGTATATCCGTCAAAACCCGGATCTTTCTGGGCTTCGGTCTGGTTCTGGGCCTGCTTGGCCTCGTCGCCGCCATCACCTCCAGCGGATTGCGGTCCGGCACCGCCGAGGTGGGGCGCTACGCCAAGGTCAGCGACAACACCGTACGCGTCGCCACCATGGTCGGTAATTTCACCGAAGCTCGGCGCAATGTCCGCATCTATGCCACCGAGGGCACGGATTCCGCTGGCGTCACCGCCCGGGCCAAGCTCGAAGAAGTGCGCAAGACCCTGCCCCAGGCCATCGCCGAGACCATCGACCCCACCCGCCTGGAGAACCTGCGCAAGATTTCCAGCAGCATCGAGGCCTACGCCGCCAATTTCGAGAAGGCCGCCCTCGCGCGCGTGGAAAAGGAAAAGCTGATCACCGAGCAGTTACCCGTGTTCGGCGCCCAGTCCAAGGACGCGCTGACCGCCATCATCGGCCCGGCCATGGTGGAAGGCGATTACGAAGCCGCCGCGGTGACCGGTCAGGCCATGGAGCACCTGCTGAACGCCCGCCTGCTGGCCAGCCGTTTCACCGCCACTCCCACGCCGCAGCTGGCCGAAGCCTCCCGCAAGCAGCTGGCCGCGTTCATCAAGACCGCCCAGGGCCTGGAAGGCCGCCTTCGCGACGCCAACCGCCGCCAGCAGGCCAAGGCCGCCGGCGCCGCGGCCGAACGCTATGGCGCGGCGCTCGAGCAGTTGATCGCCGACACCCTCGTGGTGGATCAGCTGGTCAACGGCATCATGCGCCAGGAGGCCGCCGAAATCGCCCAACTGGCGGGCGAGACCATGAAGTCCCAGGCTGCCGCCCTGGACGTCATGGAGCACGAGACCTCCGGCGCCCTGAGCCGCTCTGCCACCTTCAGCTTGATCCTTTCCCTGGGCGCCCTGGCGGTCGGCATCGTCCTTGCCGTACTGATCGCCGGCTCCATCGTCAAGCCGGTCCAGGCCATGACCGCCACCATGTCCAAGCTGGCCGCTGGCGAAAAGAGCGTGGAGATTCCCGCTACCGCCAACCGCGACGAGATCGGCGAGATGGCCCGCGCCGTCCAGGTATTCAAGGAAAGCATGATCCAGGCCGAACGCCTGGAGGCCGAGGCCCGCGCCGAGCAGGAGCGCGAGGTTGCCCGCGGCCGCAAGCGCGAGCTGCTCACTGCCGATTTCGACGTGATGATCCGCCGGGTGATCGCCAAGGTGGACTCGACGGTGCAAAGCGTCCACTCCACCTCCACCAGCCTGCACGCCGCCGCCGAGCAGACCTCGCGCCAGAGCGCCGCCGTCGCGGCGGCCGCCGAGGAGGCCACCGCCAACATCCAGACCGTGGCCTCGGCGGCCGAGGAACTGGGCGCCTCCACCCACGAGATCAGCCGCCGGGTCCAGGACACCACCCGTATCACCCAGGAAGCCGTGGACGGGGTGCAGACCGCCGACGCCACGGTGGAGGGCCTGTCCACCGCCGCCCAGAAGATCGGCGAGATCGTCAGCCTGATCAACGACATCGCGGCCCAGACCAACCTGCTGGCCTTGAACGCCACCATCGAGGCGGCGCGCGCCGGCGAGGCGGGCAAGGGCTTCGCCGTCGTCGCCAACGAAGTGAAGCACCTGGCCACCCAGACCGCCAAGGCCACCAGCGAGATCGCCGAGCAGATCGGCGGCATCCAGACCACCACCCAAAGCGCCGTCAACGCCATCAAGACGGTGGGCGCCGCCATTGCCCGGGTGGACGAGGTGGTGTCCTCCATCGCCGCTGCGGTCGAGGAGCAGAACGCCGCCACCCAGGAGATCGTCCGCAACGTCCAGGAAGCCGCCAACGGCAATCACGAGGTGACCAGCAACATCTCGGAGGTGTCGTCCGCCGCCCAGATGACCGGCGAGATGGCGTCCAACATGTACAAGGTGGCCGAAACCCTGGAGGAATCCGGCACCAGCCTGGGCAAGCACGTGGAGACCTTCCTCTCCAGCGTCAAGGCGGTGTGA
- a CDS encoding ArsC/Spx/MgsR family protein, producing MALVVFYEKPGCSNNTRQKQLLSRSGHDVVALDIRAQGWTPEGLRPFFEGLPVAQWFNRAAPRVKSGAVVPESMPADEALAEMCLDPLLIRRPLMESGGRHMAGFDEAAVADWIGLARTAEPIPETCPRSDGICSLPGR from the coding sequence ATGGCTCTGGTCGTCTTCTACGAAAAGCCGGGCTGCAGCAACAACACCCGGCAAAAGCAGCTGCTGTCGCGTTCGGGACACGACGTGGTGGCGTTGGACATCCGCGCCCAGGGCTGGACCCCCGAGGGGCTTCGGCCGTTCTTCGAGGGGCTGCCGGTGGCGCAGTGGTTCAACCGCGCCGCTCCCCGTGTCAAGTCGGGGGCGGTGGTGCCGGAATCCATGCCGGCCGACGAGGCGCTGGCCGAGATGTGTCTGGACCCGCTGCTGATCCGCCGCCCCCTGATGGAAAGCGGCGGCCGCCACATGGCCGGCTTCGACGAGGCGGCGGTGGCCGACTGGATCGGCCTGGCCCGCACCGCCGAGCCCATCCCGGAGACCTGTCCGCGCAGCGACGGAATCTGCTCGCTCCCCGGGCGGTAG